TAAGTTTATTTGCTTCAATATATTCTTTTTTTGCATAGAGGTTAGAATGAATATTAGCCGAATCAAGTGTATAACAAACTATCCATCGGTCTTGATCAATTATATGTAAATCTCTAGAGTTTATAACAGCAATGTCATAATTATCTAATTGATAATGGTAACTTTTGTTTTGATATAAAAAATAGCTATCAAAAGTAAATGTATAGGATGGATTTATTGTGTTTAGCCTAGGTAAAACATACGGAATAGTGAAATTCAAACCAGCACGAGTACTTAAAATGCGTATAGAGAAAGAAGCATCTAAACCTTTATATTTTACTCTATTTATAATACCTTCAAGGTCAAAATACAACTTATGGCATGAGTGATAGTATTTCATCCCATTTTTAGTTATAACTATCTTATTGTGGACATTTTGGTAAAGGTTTAGATCTAAATACTTTTCTAAAGCTTCAAGCTTACTCTTAACTGTATTTAATTCTACAGAATAAAAGTTTTTCACAGCAGTGTAGGACCCCATTTCGACTAACGCTATAAAATATCTTGTAGCTTCAATAATATTTTTATCAACCGCTTGTTTCATTGTAATTCTCCAAATCACATAGTTATAAAATTGATTATAATAGTTATACGCTTGTTTAGCAAAATTTATTGTTCAAAATTATTATTTGATGAATGTTAAGTTTAAAATTAAAAAAAACCGAACTAATTGAAATAACGTTACTATTTTATAACCTTTTGCCTATTTACTTAGAGAGTAAAAATTTACATGCCTTTTTAATGATCCGTGTGATTTCCTGTATATCTTTATTTCTTTATTGTTATTTCTGCAAGTTTTTTCTCTTGCTTTGATTCTTTATAAAACTTTGCTAACTCAAAATTTAGCTCTCTTAGCAACATCTCTTTGAACGCCCGTCCTTTTACCTAGTTTCTTTACAAAACCAAAAGCCACATTTAAAAATGTTTTCTTGTCTATTAACGCAAAATCTAAAAACTTTTGCAACAACACAATAAAATTATTCTACAGAATTGACAATTCTACACAATATGAGAAACTTGATACATTGTTTAGTAAAAAGTGACCGTAAGATAGTAAAATTTAATAGCATATTGGTGTAAAACACATCAACTGAGGAAAACAACATGGCATTACCAGATATCCCAAAAATCATATCAGAAGAGGCATTAATTGACGCTTTTTTAAAAGGCATCAGTAATTTCAATGAATTATATAAACTACAGAGCAATAAAAATATTATTAGTAGCAATATAGGTAACCTTTTTTTACAAAAAAACCAAAGCGTACATACCAATAATATTACTTCAATAGAGGTGGAGAAAGCTAACAATATTAAGGCCGCTTTAATCCGTATGCGTGATCATGATGGTAATGACCGGGCTGCTTTGAATGAATTTTTTAAAAATTTCGGGAATACTCTTCTTAATCTAAGTAGTAATAAAGAAGACGACAATAAAAGAAGATTTATAACCTCACACTACTCTTTCATTGCTCTAGCAGTATTCCACAATGCATGTATAGTAACAGATAAGTATAATGATTATTTAAATATGGGTGATCTACTGAAATGCTACCTTACCCCTGATACTCTACAACCTAAGGTCACTAAAAATCTTTTTAATGCTGTAGGAAGGTCCTTAAGTAATTTTTCTGATCCCAACTATAAATATTTGAATGACAATACAGCTTTTGATTTCAGATCTATCACGCAAATAAGTGATACTGATAAATTATGGGCATTCTTATGTGGAGAACCTCAATTTGAAAATAAAATTAAAATCCTACTTGGAAATGAGAAATACGAGAGTTATATAAAACTAAATAAAAAAATCGAGCGGTTCATAGAAAATAAAAACCTTGTAGATAATCATCTTGATGAAATAGTCAGCGAAGCCGCATCTAAAGCTATAAAAACAGCTTTTAATAATATAACAGACACTTTTAAGATCAAACAGTTGATCGCTGAAGCAATTATTGCCTACCAAGGAAAATACCAAGAAAAAACTGGCTCTCCTCCTACAGGGTCTGGAGCAATTAACGTAGCAAAAGGTCAAGCTCAAACTTTTGTTTTTGGTTCTTTGGAACCACACGTAGGTAATGAAATTACTTCCTTAATGGGTGGCCCAAATCCTACAGGGTCTTTAAAAATGCTACAATCAATATTCTCTCCAGGAATTATCACTAAAATGGCAACTGGAGTAATAGCAGAGCTACTAGAAATAGCAACAACCTCAAAAGGATATGGCCTTATTAACCGTCATGGAGTAACAGGACAAACCCGAGCTTTTTTACTAAAGTTCTATATCGAAATGCTTACAATGTACCTTAGCAATAGTTACGATTATGCCTTCTCATTAACCGAAGATAAGGATATTATATCTTACTGTAACAATATAGCTAATATTAAAGATACATTTATAGAAAGTTATAAAAATGCTGCTCTTTTACTTCCAAATAAGAAACAGAATGGTAGCCTTTACTACTATCTTGAGATGTATGCTAACCCATCTAAAAATTATGAAGGTGTCGCCCCGTCCAAAGCAACCATTGAGGCCTGGAATAAAGATAAACTTAAGACTCACTATAAGACGAATAATAATCAACAACATCTATAAACTTATTAACCTATATCAAACAAATTATGAAAATGTGAACACGCTTTAGCTTTGTAATGCTAGATTGTATTCTGAAAGTTTTAAAATAGTTGAAAGAGAGTTCCAGATGTAGTTTATTAGATTTGAGAAGAACTTACATAAACGAACAGCAACTAAAAATGGCACATAGACATTTAACTCTTTGTTCAGCTTTACCCTAAAAAAATCTTGTGATTGATGACGTTTTATAAACTATATATGCCAGTGCAGCAGAAGCTCCAAAAAGCATTGTCATATCAGCAGGTGTGCCATTAGTGTGAACTATATCTATTATTTCATCATTTATAAAATCATTGTGTAAATAACCTCCATGTTCTTTAATAAAATTACTAATCTCACCAACCTCAGCTCCAGAGATATTAATATTGTTTCTATACTCTTTAGCATTTGCCAACAAAGATACTAATTCTTTTAATAAATGTAATGAACCATTAGGATTAAACCCGGGTGAGATAGCTATTTTTCTTTTAGCGGATGATAAGAACTCACTATCTTCGTTGTTTCTTACAAAAGCATAAATCAATTCATCCAAAGCTCTGTTAGGATTTATTTCATTAATTAGCCTATTTGTAGCTTTACTGAAAAAGTTACAAACGTGATTCCTAAACTCCTCAATAGTATTAAAATTATCTTCGCCATATATTTCTAAATAACATTCTATTGCCAAAGAAATAGAGTGTATAAAAGTACACATTAAAAACGTTTTATGAATATCTATTAATGCTTCTAGCGATGATCTGTCAAAGTACTGCTTTTTTCTTATCCCTGAGTGGTGATATGATTTATCAGGAATCAAATTCCCATTTAAAGGAATGCCAAAATTTTCCATCCTTAATTGGGTTGTGGTATATCCTGTAGTTTTTTTACTCAACGCATACTTCTTAATATTATCTAGCTCCAACAATGCTTTATTTAAAACATCTTCACATTTAACCAGAAAGCTAATTACTAAATTCTCTTTACTAGTTTCTTTAATTTGGCTAAATAGTAAATGGCTTCTTCCTCCAGATAGAGGGCCACCATATTCTTTTTTATTGGCTAGATTATTAATAATATGCATGTTTGAAATGTCTCTAGAGACGTTAAGAGTAAACTCTATTAGATCTTGATAGCGACCCTGATGACTATTTTGTAATTCATTTGAAGTTATAATAGTTAGTATTATTTCATTATTGTACGTAGCCACCCTTTTTATATCTTTAAACTGCTTGACTTTCCCATAGTTATAATAATTTAGCATGGCCTCTTTTAATGTGCTAACAGCATTTCTCTTAACTTCCCTTATTACTTCAATAAACCTTTTTGATCTCCCTTGATAAAAATATTCATCAGTCTCTAGACTTACATAAAATTTAATCCGATTGGCTATTTCTAGCAAAGCATAATTAGAATATTGATACTTACATAATTCACTCTTTGTCCAGTCCAATTCTATTTGTGCCACAATCCCTCTTATAATATCTGGTGAGGTAAACCATTCTGAATCATGTGAATGAAAATAATTTTGAAATATATTTGTGATTGTTATCGCAAGAGATGTAAAGTTACCATGAGGATCTTCTATTAGTTTCGACCTACCTTCCAGACGCACTTTTTTAAGGTTTTTTTGCGTTAAGTCATTCGAGTAACTATACCATCTTTTAGGTCCAAACTCTCCAATTAGAAAAAAACTAAACATCCTATGGGGTGTTAAATCAATACCATATTTCTCTTTATCTACATAAACATTGCTCTTTTCATAGTACTTGAATATACGGTTTAAAGCGTTAAATTGGTTTTCATTTAGTTTCGCCATAATCTAGCCTCTTTTTTTCTTATGTTGTATTCAAAGTTTTTGGTATTGAAATCATTTAATTAAAATATGAAACGTCAATATTAATATTCTCATCTAAAATATTAGTGTCAATATTTTCATCAACTATTACAAAGTTGTTTATTTGCTTCTTGGTAAATTGTACTTGCTCAAGGAAAATTTTCATAGTTTTGTAAATTCCTTCGTTATTATTATTCACCCACTTTTGAATTTTCTCATTCATGCTTGGATTTACATTTTGTCGTGTATTATTATGATTTTTTACTTTCATTCCAAATAAAGACAAAATAGAGATAATATCTTCGTTATTTCTTGCCGTTATAAAAAATTGTTTAAAATCTAGCAACTCATCTTTACTAATCAAATCGTTTTGTAAGCATACATTCTTAGATTCTTTTAAAATATTAGAAACATAAGATGATTCACTAAGATTTAATTGATTAAAAATAGAATTCATTTCTCTGCATTTGTGAGATATAGATGTTTCTGTACTTAAATACTCTTTTACCTTCGACATATTATCCCTTGAGTTGTTTAACACATTTTGGATATTTGCTGAGAGATTAATGAAAAACCTATTTAAATTTTCTCTAGATCGTTCACCATGGTGTATATAAAAGTCCTTATATATTCTAAGCTCAATCAAAATTGACGAAACAACGATATAATTTTTGAGCAGATTTATTAAGGGTGATACAAAATCCTTGACCATCTTAGAAAACTTATGTTTATCTGCCCTTCTTTGTAATACCTCATCAATAAATCCTGATTTTATAGAACCATCAATCAAATTACCTAGTGATGAAGATATTAAAAAACCATTACAAAAATAAGCTAATAACAGATCTGAAAATACGATCCCTTTTAAACCATTTTTATTACCAGCATTTATACGTTGATCTCTTAAATCTCGTGATTCCTTGAACGTGTATTTTTCAGATAAATCTTTATATATACAATTTCTTGCAAAATCATCGTAACTTTTACAAATGCTAGCTGTTATATACCTAACCTGCTTATGCGTTTCAACAACATCTTGTAAAGTATAGTTATTAGAACCAAGAGAAATAAATTTTATGTAAAATTCTTTCTCCATTATTTGAACTAATTGTTTTGTGAATCTCACTATATTTAGATATCTATTCTTGCTTCTATTTTCTGATAAAGAAAACGCTCCAAGCATCATTTGGTTTAAATAGATCTTAAGATGATTGACATCTAAATCGTTATTTTCCTCTTCTTCAAGTGAGAGCATGTCACTAGAAGTAGAATAAAGAAAAAGGTATTCTCGATACGTTGTTAATATATTAATTAGACTTCCTACTTTTTCTACATGACTTTGGCTAATAAACTCTATGAGAAGCTCGAAAATTAAAACTCTAGTTTCTTCATATATATTTTTAAAGGTGTTTGCAAATTCTGTACTGAGAACTCCTGAATAAAAAAACCTTTCACAATATCCAAGTTGTTTATAAAGCAGACATCGTGACATAATTTGCTTCATTGAACTAGGTGTCATATCAGACTGGCTTAATGCTAAAATTGCCTCAATATTTTCATATATAAGTAAATACCTAACCAAATCAGCTCTATGGCCAATAGATCTATTTACATAAGTTCTTAATAATGTACCCAGATGTCTTAAAACTGTTTCGGTTATTTTATTATAATGTGAATAAGGATTATCACTATGAATATGCAGCTTAAATTTTGCAATTTCTCTTAAGGTATCAATATTAACAATTTCATTGTTCATGTAATATTCAGTAGAAAAACATTTTTTCCTTGTTCCTCCTACTTTATACTTTTCTGGAAAATTCAGGTCTAATTCTTTATATAAATTTTGCATATTTAACAAAATTTGATAATCACCTTTTGATATTTGGCCCATATAAGTTATTTGAATGTCAACTTTTACAATATATCAAGCATACTATTTCTATAAGAAGTATGCTATATAAAAACTAATATTCAAAATTAGAAGTTGCGGTTTTAAATTTATTATACAAAGTGTCAGAAA
Above is a window of Allofrancisella inopinata DNA encoding:
- a CDS encoding LysR family transcriptional regulator, producing MKQAVDKNIIEATRYFIALVEMGSYTAVKNFYSVELNTVKSKLEALEKYLDLNLYQNVHNKIVITKNGMKYYHSCHKLYFDLEGIINRVKYKGLDASFSIRILSTRAGLNFTIPYVLPRLNTINPSYTFTFDSYFLYQNKSYHYQLDNYDIAVINSRDLHIIDQDRWIVCYTLDSANIHSNLYAKKEYIEANKLNDPNNVAKAPFVFRRDEMINHSFGFESGSEKKSYPINNIKYVVEDDTLKVKFIESGLGIGILPEHAADVLLEGKEGIAKIEGLTSDIFMEEQLIIVSKYLTDRKEIITAFRESFDEFLKKWGYCPK